From the genome of Saccharicrinis carchari, one region includes:
- a CDS encoding transglycosylase domain-containing protein: protein MTAKKRKSKLKPASRRKSSTKTRTHNSWQKKVFILSLKAGAVMGGAVFVFLLLVYLGFFGRLPNKTELAQIDNDVASEVYAEGSVLMGKYYYQNRMSIENKRISKHVKNALVATEDKRFFEHEGFDIFSLGRVLFKTILLQNKSQGGGSTISQQLAKNLYPRKNYGPFSMPINKSKEIFIASRLEDVYSKEDILTLYLNTVPFGEDVYGIEAASQRYFNKHSSHLQAKEAAVLVGMLAANTAYNPRVNAQNSLKRRNLVLDRMTEFGFLAADEAEELKKADLGLNYRRIDHNTGIAPYFRELIRKKVEGILSDTYGDEYNLYKDGLKIYTTIDPTLQQYANEAVQQHMAVLQTQFKNHWKNRDPWKNQPAVFDNALHASARYKKLKASGKSEDEIRSEMEKLKEMIVFAYPNEKKVKLSPIDSIKHYLKILNTGFMVMDPHNGQILSWVGGVNHKYFQYDHVTSRRQVGSTFKPIVYAAALMDGMSPCDYFSNERRIYHQYDDWSPTNSNGDHLGYYSMKGGLANSVNTITAEIMIKTGVDKVLKLAKNMGIHSSLPPVPSISLGTGEISLQEMLSVYACFANNGSKIEPFGLLRIEDRTGKVLYQHEPQIKGFPVMDRQTTDLMNYMLQEVVNNGTARSLRSTYRLRSQMAGKTGTTQNNADGWFIGYTPSLVAGAWVGAQSPAVHFRSTALGQGAHMALPIYGIFMRKVEQDPNYRKYTNARFSNLNEDLLAMVDCANFSEDNPDRSFFDNIFRWGKKDPDPRKLKPTDEEDKDEEERSKKRKGLLNRMKDLFKKK, encoded by the coding sequence ATGACCGCAAAAAAAAGAAAATCCAAATTAAAGCCTGCATCCCGAAGAAAATCTTCGACAAAAACCCGTACGCATAACTCATGGCAAAAGAAGGTATTTATTTTATCTCTAAAGGCAGGAGCCGTGATGGGTGGAGCAGTGTTTGTTTTTCTGCTGTTGGTGTACCTGGGTTTTTTTGGCCGCCTACCCAACAAAACTGAGCTGGCTCAAATAGATAACGATGTGGCCTCGGAGGTATATGCCGAGGGTTCAGTTTTGATGGGCAAATATTACTACCAGAACAGGATGAGCATTGAGAACAAGCGTATCTCCAAGCATGTTAAAAATGCGCTGGTAGCCACCGAGGACAAACGGTTTTTTGAACACGAAGGCTTTGATATTTTTAGCCTCGGCCGGGTATTGTTTAAAACCATATTGCTACAAAATAAATCGCAGGGAGGCGGAAGCACCATAAGCCAGCAACTGGCCAAAAATTTATATCCGCGCAAAAACTACGGGCCTTTCTCTATGCCCATCAATAAATCTAAAGAAATATTTATTGCTTCGCGGCTCGAAGACGTGTATTCAAAAGAAGATATCCTAACCTTATATTTAAATACCGTACCTTTTGGCGAAGATGTGTACGGCATCGAGGCCGCATCGCAACGTTATTTCAACAAGCATTCCTCGCACTTGCAAGCCAAAGAAGCTGCCGTACTTGTAGGAATGCTGGCCGCCAACACGGCTTACAACCCAAGGGTAAACGCGCAGAACTCGCTAAAAAGAAGAAATCTTGTACTGGACCGGATGACAGAGTTCGGGTTTCTTGCTGCGGATGAGGCCGAGGAACTAAAAAAAGCCGATTTGGGATTGAACTACCGTAGAATAGATCACAACACCGGTATTGCACCTTACTTTAGAGAACTTATACGCAAAAAAGTGGAGGGAATTTTAAGTGATACGTACGGCGATGAATACAACTTGTACAAAGATGGCCTAAAAATATATACCACCATTGACCCTACCCTGCAGCAATATGCCAATGAAGCTGTACAACAACATATGGCAGTTTTGCAAACCCAATTTAAAAATCATTGGAAAAACAGAGATCCCTGGAAAAATCAACCGGCTGTTTTTGATAATGCACTTCACGCATCAGCGCGTTATAAAAAGCTTAAAGCTTCGGGTAAATCAGAAGATGAAATTCGGTCTGAGATGGAAAAGCTAAAGGAGATGATCGTATTTGCCTATCCCAACGAAAAAAAAGTAAAGCTCTCCCCTATCGATTCCATCAAACATTATTTAAAAATTTTAAATACCGGTTTTATGGTAATGGATCCGCATAACGGCCAAATACTATCGTGGGTTGGCGGCGTTAACCATAAATATTTTCAGTACGATCATGTTACTTCGCGACGCCAGGTGGGCTCCACATTTAAACCTATAGTGTATGCAGCGGCACTGATGGACGGAATGAGTCCCTGCGATTATTTCTCAAACGAAAGACGCATATACCATCAATACGACGATTGGTCGCCCACCAATTCAAATGGAGACCACCTGGGGTATTACTCCATGAAGGGTGGTCTGGCCAATTCCGTTAACACCATCACGGCCGAAATTATGATTAAAACAGGAGTTGACAAGGTGCTTAAACTCGCTAAAAATATGGGGATACACTCTAGTTTACCCCCCGTACCCTCCATCAGCTTGGGAACCGGCGAAATATCCCTGCAGGAAATGCTGAGCGTGTACGCCTGTTTTGCTAATAATGGCAGCAAGATAGAACCCTTTGGCCTGCTGCGCATCGAAGACAGAACTGGCAAAGTTTTGTACCAACACGAACCACAGATTAAAGGTTTTCCGGTTATGGACAGGCAAACTACAGATTTGATGAACTACATGCTTCAGGAGGTGGTTAACAACGGTACTGCCCGCAGTTTGCGCTCGACATATAGACTCAGAAGCCAAATGGCAGGCAAAACAGGCACTACTCAAAATAATGCCGACGGATGGTTTATCGGATACACCCCCAGCTTAGTGGCCGGGGCATGGGTAGGCGCGCAAAGCCCTGCGGTACATTTTCGTAGCACAGCGTTGGGGCAAGGCGCGCATATGGCATTGCCTATTTATGGTATTTTTATGCGTAAAGTGGAGCAGGATCCCAATTACAGAAAGTATACGAATGCACGATTCTCCAATCTGAACGAAGATCTTTTGGCCATGGTAGATTGTGCCAATTTTTCCGAGGATAACCCCGACCGTTCCTTTTTTGACAATATTTTCAGATGGGGAAAGAAAGATCCGGATCCACGTAAACTAAAACCAA
- a CDS encoding HD domain-containing protein, giving the protein MKTNNSLLLKFIHRYVSDKMDTVDAGHNMGHIERVRTNALKINKIEKADTFLVEAGALLHDLTDEKLFNKSVAECELNLFLQQIGLDDRTIKLLNNIIRSVSFGAEFDGTYPLTPEQKVVRDADRLDALGAIGIARTFHYGGSRNRQIYNKTVAPQKYHNTCEYRNNNSPTINHFYEKLLLLKDRMETSTGKKMALQRHSYMILFLKQFYLELGEEGFLIPPTK; this is encoded by the coding sequence ATGAAAACAAACAATAGTTTACTGCTTAAGTTCATCCACCGCTATGTGTCGGATAAAATGGACACCGTAGATGCAGGCCACAACATGGGACATATTGAAAGAGTACGAACCAATGCCCTGAAAATAAACAAAATTGAGAAGGCGGATACTTTTTTGGTTGAAGCCGGCGCATTGCTCCACGACCTTACGGATGAAAAACTATTTAACAAAAGCGTAGCCGAGTGCGAGCTGAATTTATTTTTACAACAAATTGGGTTAGACGATAGAACCATAAAGCTTCTTAATAACATTATCCGTTCTGTATCCTTTGGTGCCGAATTCGATGGAACATATCCACTCACACCTGAACAAAAAGTGGTACGCGATGCCGATCGGCTGGACGCATTGGGAGCCATTGGTATTGCCCGCACTTTTCATTACGGAGGCAGCAGAAACAGACAGATATACAACAAAACTGTAGCCCCTCAAAAATACCATAACACCTGCGAATACAGAAACAACAACTCCCCTACCATCAATCATTTTTACGAGAAACTACTCTTACTCAAAGACCGAATGGAAACATCTACAGGAAAAAAGATGGCGCTGCAAAGACACAGCTACATGATACTTTTTTTAAAACAATTTTACCTGGAATTAGGCGAAGAGGGCTTTTTGATCCCTCCAACAAAATAA